Proteins encoded in a region of the Labrus bergylta chromosome 9, fLabBer1.1, whole genome shotgun sequence genome:
- the zbtb33 gene encoding transcriptional regulator Kaiso — protein MPSLKLISATDTQYSTAVLKSMNEQRNHGLFCDVTIIIQDKKFRAHKTILSASSTYFHQLFSVAGQVIELNFIRAEIFEEILNYIYSSKIFRVRSDMLEELINAGQILGVKFIANLASPLSQVKGLPGLSKEVENKSGTSAEMMPMITESFSISAEEFNQTSKPAGNDDDSDSDVMFVSKTDAQTRASNQKTPSGEVIDLDSGESEDVASKKSEESNDSSEKQKEKARVTLKTYSAKPRSISCTTQSLPNSSPLRSPDSSSNNSSSPARVLSESAPATPVRSSSFTPEPLSASQSSENSDIMGVQKKHVATSTQQGDFKIRLLDVAGPANQTNIVKSGIAAKKTVTLNTATEIDSISSGCKVYANIGEDTYDIVPVKEDPGEGGSKANKGKRLMATPLKLCDKTEASLNTSPNRKKNKLELEDHYELIMDGKTFYVCIVCKRPYVCLTSLRRHFNTHSWEKKYPCRYCDKVFALAEYRTKHEIHHTGERRYQCLLCNQMFLNYQVLSTHCKAAHNQDPSGRKEKDDKDNNLYRLLPCKTVQMKSYSWTTGGEGVPVISEDGSVHHITSVSGDMQSSTQTRMLNWDDIFVEPDANPGPRSTMNSPPQGATEFDFVIPETY, from the coding sequence ATGCCAAGTCTAAAGCTGATATCTGCGACCGATACACAGTATTCAACAGCTGTTCTGAAGTCCATGAACGAGCAGCGGAATCATGGGTTGTTTTGTGACGTCACCATTATTATACAGGACAAGAAATTCAGAGCTCACAAAACAATCCTGTCTGCTTCAAGTACATATTTCCACCAGCTCTTCAGTGTGGCTGGACAAGTGATTGAGTTGAACTTCATCAGAGCAGAAATCTTCGAAGAGATTCTCAACTACATTTACAGCTCCAAGATTTTCCGTGTCCGCTCTGACATGCTTGAGGAGCTCATTAATGCTGGACAAATACTCGGTGTCAAGTTCATTGCAAACTTGGCATCCCCTTTATCACAAGTCAAAGGCCTACCTGGTTTGTCTAAAGAGGTGGAAAACAAAAGTGGCACATCCGCAGAGATGATGCCGATGATCACAGAGTCTTTCTCAATATCTGCGGAGGAATTCAATCAGACAAGCAAACCTGCAGGGAATGACGACGACTCGGACAGTGATGTTATGTTTGTCTCAAAAACAGATGCTCAAACAAGAGCGTCAAATCAAAAAACTCCCTCTGGTGAGGTGATAGATCTGGATTCAGGTGAATCAGAAGATGTTGCGTCAAAGAAAAGTGAAGAATCAAATGATTCaagtgaaaaacagaaagagaaagccAGAGTGACCTTGAAAACGTATTCCGCAAAGCCTCGGAGCATCAGTTGTACAACCCAGAGTTTGCCAAACAGCAGCCCTCTGCGCAGTCcagacagcagctccaacaactcCTCTTCCCCCGCAAGAGTTCTCTCAGAAAGTGCTCCTGCAACACCTGTAAGGTCGAGCAGTTTCACCCCCGAGCCCTTGAGTGCCTCTCAGTCATCTGAAAATAGTGACATAATGGGAGTCCAAAAGAAGCATGTTGCTACTTCAACCCAGCAAGGTGATTTCAAAATAAGGCTCCTAGATGTGGCTGGCCCCgcaaaccaaacaaacattgTCAAATCAGGTATAGCAGCAAAGAAAACGGTGACACTCAATACAGCCACAGAGATTGATTCAATCTCATCAGGCTGTAAAGTGTATGCTAATATTGGAGAAGATACGTATGACATTGTCCCAGTGAAGGAGGATCCAGGGGAAGGAGGCTCTAAAGCCAATAAAGGGAAGAGGTTAATGGCAACGCCTTTAAAACTGTGTGATAAAACAGAAGCGTCACTGAACACCAGcccaaacaggaagaagaacaaactaGAGCTCGAGGATCACTACGAGCTGATCATGGATGGGAAGACCTTCTACGTGTGTATTGTCTGCAAGCGCCCCTATGTGTGTCTGACGAGTCTCCGTCGTCATTTCAACACCCACTCGTGGGAAAAGAAGTACCCGTGTCGCTACTGCGACAAGGTCTTTGCTCTGGCCGAGTACAGAACTAAACATGAAATCCACCACACAGGAGAGAGGCGGTACCAGTGCTTGTTGTGCAATCAAATGTTCCTAAACTACCAGGTACTCTCCACCCACTGCAAGGCGGCCCACAACCAGGATCCCAGCGGGAGGAAGGAGAAAGACGACAAGGACAACAACTTATACCGATTGCTGCCGTGTAAAACAGTGCAGATGAAGTCATACTCTTGGACgaccggtggggagggggttccTGTCATATCTGAGGATGGCAGCGTGCATCACATAACCAGCGTCAGCGGAGACATGCAGTCCTCCACACAGACAAGGATGTTGAACTGGGATGACATCTTTGTCGAGCCTGACGCTAACCCTGGTCCACGGTCAACTATGAACTCTCCTCCTCAGGGAGCCACAGAGTTTGACTTTGTAATACCAGAGACCTACTGA
- the ndufa1 gene encoding NADH dehydrogenase [ubiquinone] 1 alpha subcomplex subunit 1, producing the protein MWYEILPGFAIMTVCLIIPGVATAQIHKFTNGGKEKRIARYPWQWYLMERDKRLSGKGQHFVSKGLENIH; encoded by the exons atGTGGTATGAAATCCTGCCCGGCTTCGCCATCATGACGGTGTGTCTGATCATACCTGGCGTCGCCACCGCTCAGATACACAAGTTCACCAACGGAGGGAAG GAGAAGAGAATTGCTCGGTATCCGTGGCAGTGGTATCTGATGGAGAGAGACAAGCGACTGTCAGGGAAAGGACAACACTTCGTCTCCAAG GGACTGGAGAACATCCACTGA
- the upf3b gene encoding regulator of nonsense transcripts 3B, translating to MKEDKENTRPKEKRVEIRSEDAEQMEKPKEKKEAMTKIVIRRLPPSLTKEELQEQLQPLPDVDYLEFFSNDTSLYPHLFARAYINFKYQEDIVLFRDRFDGYVFIDNRGQEYPAIVEFAPFQKTAKKRSKKKDAKCGTIAEDPDYRKFLEYYNGDDKEVASTPETLLEELEAKSKELVAKKTTPLLDFLKNKQRIREEKKEERRRRELERKRLRDEERRKWRDEEKRKRKEAEKMKRLEKPSDKDKDQVKEEPKIKLLKKPDRGDDADSEKPKEKAKKPEKPNKEDKFTGSADHKRRQHMENKEDRGRKADEDGRKEYRERGADRDRERERDREKERRQKEKERLRRQDEDRRRRRERQDGENSCRKRDEEVRKDKERVLEKKKGENAVDHERPERPAKDNKREESSKRERLRNKDRPAIQLYQPGARSRNRTTGGGESNSADRKPDAETEKVADQVED from the exons ATGAAGGAAGACAAGGAAAACACTCGACCAAAAGAGAAAAGGGTGGAAATAAGGAGCGAGGATGCAGAACAAATGGAGAAGCcaaaggaaaagaaggaggcCATGACAAAG ATTGTGATCAGACGACTTCCACCAAGTCTGACCAAAGAGGAGCTTCAGGAGCAGCTACAGCCTCTCccagatgttgattacctggaGTTTTTCTCCAACGACACCAG CCTTTACCCACACCTCTTCGCAAGGGCTTACATCAATTTCAAATATCAAGAGGATATAGTTCTCTTCAGAGACCGATTTGATGGATATGTGTTCATTGACAACAGAG GACAGGAGTATCCTGCCATTGTCGAGTTTGCACCTTTTCAAAAGACTGCCAAGAAAAGGAGTAAGAAGAAGGATGCTAAATGTGGAACAATTGCCGAAG ATCCTGATTACAGGAAGTTTCTTGAATATTACAACGGAGATGACAAGGAGGTAGCATCAACACCTGAGACCTTGTTGGAAGAGCTTGAGGCAAAATCGAAGGAGCTTGTTG CCAAGAAAACAACCCCTCTGCTGGACTTCCTGAAGAACAAACAG AGAATcagggaggaaaagaaagaagagaggagaaggagggagctTGAACGCAAGCGTCTGCGTGACGAGGAGCGTCGCAAGTGGAGGGAcgaggagaaaagaaaacgcaaagaggcagagaagatgaagagactTGAGAAACCATCAGATAAAGACAAGGACCAAGTTAAAGAAGAACCAAAAATAAAG CTCCTGAAGAAGCCGGACAGAGGTGATGATGCTGATTCTGAGAAGCCCAAGGAAAAGGCCAAGAAACCAGAGAAGCCAAATAAAGAGGACAAATTCACGGGGAGTGCTGATCACAAGAGGCGTCAGCACATGGAAAATAAGGAGGATCGAGGAAGGAA AGCTGATGAAGATGGGCGGAAGGAATATAGGGAGCGGGGGGCAGACCGCGACAGAGAGCGCGAACGAGACCGAGAGAAGGAGCGGCGGCAGAAAGAGAAGGAGCGTCTCAGGCGTCAGGATGAAGACCGTCGTAGAAGGAGAGAGCGGCAGGATGGTGAGAACtcatgcaggaagagggatgaAGAGGTCAGGAAAGACAAAGAGCGCGtgttggagaagaagaagggtgAAAACGCTGTGGACCACGAGAGGCCAGAGAGGCCTGCCAAAGACAACAAGAGGGAGGAAAGCAGTAAACGAGAGAGGCTACGAAACAAG GACCGGCCTGCTATTCAACTGTACCAGCCAGGGGCCAGAAGCCGCAATCGGaccacaggaggaggagaatccAACTCTGCCGACAGGAAGCCAGACGCTGAGACAGAGAAAGTGGCTGACCAAGTAGAGGACTGA
- the nkap gene encoding NF-kappa-B-activating protein isoform X2: MPLSDRSSSDGSGEPRSPRARRPRTRSRSRNRNDSRERSLSPYSFGPKLPKPRNREREREEREHRFREAKTLRRIRIGSPRRSRSRSRSRERHNNTSNNSHSHSHWSDQRDGPGNHGSFKDDYYYEQQRDDAQRQRQEAFIARRLQERERIGELGCPEVWGYSPRVKEPDSDEFTPVEEDEKNSSSESSSEEKKKKKKKKKSKKKKSKKHSEDSDLESESDEEEVKKKKKKKKSKKSKKSKKKKAKKSRKESSNSSSEESEEGEEEEEDPNGVMWVEKTCMDEHVVGPEAPLTHMSQDDRPLDFGHALLPGEGAAMAEYVKAGKRIPRRGEIGLTSDEIANFEKSGYVMSGSRHRRMEAVRLRKENQIYSADEKRALASFNQEERRKRESKILSSFREMVYRKTKGKEEK; this comes from the exons ATGCCTCTCTCGGATCGATCGAGCTCCGACGGCAGCGGGGAGCCTCGGAGTCCACGGGCCCGGAGACCCCGGACTCGATCCCGCAGCCGCAACCGCAACGACAGCCGGGAAAGGAGTCTGTCGCCGTACAGCTTCGGGCCCAAACTCCCGAAGCCACGCAACAGGGAGAGGGAACGAGAAGAACGGGAGCACCGCTTCCGAGAGGCGAAAACCCTCCGACGGATCCGCATTGGATCACCACGACGAAGCAGGTCCAGGTCCCGGTCCAGGGAGCGCCACAACAACACgagcaacaacagccacagtCACAGCCACTGGTCCGACCAGCGGGACGGTCCTGGAAACCACGGCAGCTTCAAAGATGATTACTACTACGAGCAGCAGAGGGACGATgcgcagagacagagacaagaggcTTTCATTGCAAG GCGTCtgcaagagagggagaggattgGTGAGCTGGGCTGTCCTGAAGTTTGGGGATATTCTCCAAGAGTGAAGGAGCCAGA CTCTGATGAATTCACACCAGTTGAAGAGGACgagaaaaacagcagctcagagtCGAGCTCAGAAG agaagaagaagaaaaagaagaagaagaaatccaagaagaaaaagagcaaaaagcACTCTGAGGACAGCGATCTGGAATCAGAGTCAGACG aagaagaagtgaagaagaagaaaaagaaaaagaagagcaaaaA ATCAAAGAAatccaagaagaagaaggcgaAGAAGAGCCGAAAGGAGTCCAGCAACTCCAGCAGTGAGGAgtcagaggagggggaggaggaggaggaggatcctAACGGGGTGATGTGGGTGGAGAAAACCTGCATGGACGAACATGTGGTCGGCCCTGAAGCGCCGCTGACCCACATGTCCCAGGACGACAGACCTTTGGA TTTTGGCCATGCGCTGTTGCCAGGTGAAGGTGCTGCGATGGCTGAGTATGTGAAAGCAGGCAAACGTATCCCCAGAAGAGGAGAAATCGGTCTCACCAGCGATGAGATTGCAAACTTTGAGAAATCTGGCTACGTGATGAGCGGTAGCAG ACATCGACGTATGGAGGCTGTGCGTCTGAGAAAGGAAAACCAGATCTACAGCGCAGACGAAAAGAGAGCTCTGGCTTCCTTCaaccaggaggagaggaggaagagagagagcaagatcCTGTCCAGCTTCAGGGAGATGGTGTACCGCAAAACCAAAGGCAAGGAGGAGAAGTGA
- the nkap gene encoding NF-kappa-B-activating protein isoform X1: MPLSDRSSSDGSGEPRSPRARRPRTRSRSRNRNDSRERSLSPYSFGPKLPKPRNREREREEREHRFREAKTLRRIRIGSPRRSRSRSRSRERHNNTSNNSHSHSHWSDQRDGPGNHGSFKDDYYYEQQRDDAQRQRQEAFIARRLQERERIGELGCPEVWGYSPRVKEPDSDEFTPVEEDEKNSSSESSSEEEKKKKKKKKKSKKKKSKKHSEDSDLESESDEEEVKKKKKKKKSKKSKKSKKKKAKKSRKESSNSSSEESEEGEEEEEDPNGVMWVEKTCMDEHVVGPEAPLTHMSQDDRPLDFGHALLPGEGAAMAEYVKAGKRIPRRGEIGLTSDEIANFEKSGYVMSGSRHRRMEAVRLRKENQIYSADEKRALASFNQEERRKRESKILSSFREMVYRKTKGKEEK, encoded by the exons ATGCCTCTCTCGGATCGATCGAGCTCCGACGGCAGCGGGGAGCCTCGGAGTCCACGGGCCCGGAGACCCCGGACTCGATCCCGCAGCCGCAACCGCAACGACAGCCGGGAAAGGAGTCTGTCGCCGTACAGCTTCGGGCCCAAACTCCCGAAGCCACGCAACAGGGAGAGGGAACGAGAAGAACGGGAGCACCGCTTCCGAGAGGCGAAAACCCTCCGACGGATCCGCATTGGATCACCACGACGAAGCAGGTCCAGGTCCCGGTCCAGGGAGCGCCACAACAACACgagcaacaacagccacagtCACAGCCACTGGTCCGACCAGCGGGACGGTCCTGGAAACCACGGCAGCTTCAAAGATGATTACTACTACGAGCAGCAGAGGGACGATgcgcagagacagagacaagaggcTTTCATTGCAAG GCGTCtgcaagagagggagaggattgGTGAGCTGGGCTGTCCTGAAGTTTGGGGATATTCTCCAAGAGTGAAGGAGCCAGA CTCTGATGAATTCACACCAGTTGAAGAGGACgagaaaaacagcagctcagagtCGAGCTCAGAAG aagagaagaagaagaaaaagaagaagaagaaatccaagaagaaaaagagcaaaaagcACTCTGAGGACAGCGATCTGGAATCAGAGTCAGACG aagaagaagtgaagaagaagaaaaagaaaaagaagagcaaaaA ATCAAAGAAatccaagaagaagaaggcgaAGAAGAGCCGAAAGGAGTCCAGCAACTCCAGCAGTGAGGAgtcagaggagggggaggaggaggaggaggatcctAACGGGGTGATGTGGGTGGAGAAAACCTGCATGGACGAACATGTGGTCGGCCCTGAAGCGCCGCTGACCCACATGTCCCAGGACGACAGACCTTTGGA TTTTGGCCATGCGCTGTTGCCAGGTGAAGGTGCTGCGATGGCTGAGTATGTGAAAGCAGGCAAACGTATCCCCAGAAGAGGAGAAATCGGTCTCACCAGCGATGAGATTGCAAACTTTGAGAAATCTGGCTACGTGATGAGCGGTAGCAG ACATCGACGTATGGAGGCTGTGCGTCTGAGAAAGGAAAACCAGATCTACAGCGCAGACGAAAAGAGAGCTCTGGCTTCCTTCaaccaggaggagaggaggaagagagagagcaagatcCTGTCCAGCTTCAGGGAGATGGTGTACCGCAAAACCAAAGGCAAGGAGGAGAAGTGA
- the rpl39 gene encoding 60S ribosomal protein L39, whose amino-acid sequence MSSHKTFRIKRFLAKKQKQNRPIPQWIRMKTGNKIRYNSKRRHWRRTKLGL is encoded by the exons ATG TCGTCCCACAAGACTTTCAGGATTAAGCGCTTCCTCGCCaagaagcagaaacagaacAGGCCCATTCCTCAGTGGATCAGAATGAAGACTGGAAACAAGATCAG GTACAACTCCAAGAGGAGACACTGGAGGAGGACCAAGCTCGGCCTGTAA